TGGTCGCGAAGCTGGTGAGCCTGGTGGGGCGGCGGATGCTGGACGGGCTCGTGTGGATCAACCGTGGGCCAGAGCGGCTGCCCTTCCGCATTCCCTCCGCGCTTCGGGAGTCCTGGGGTGTGCAGGGCTGGGAGCGGGCATAAGTCGAGTGGATACGGCTACTCCCCTCGCTCGAGCCGGTCGGCGAAGTAGCTCCGCGTGGAATCGGCCACGGGCAATGCGCGGATGGCGGCCTGCGTCGCCGAAACGTCGTAGGCGACACGACGGAAGGTCACGAGATCTCCGTCATAGAGCGCCCAGGAGGCGCGCGGGTCTCGATCCCGGGGCTGCCCCACGCTCCCTGGGTTGATCACCACCTTCTTGCTCCACAGCCCTCCAATCATCGTCGTGCCCAACGGCACGTAGAAGATCGTGTTGGGCCCCACGAAGGTATAGGTGCGGTTCCAGTCCTGGGAGATGCCGAACAGCTCGCGGTTCTCGTACGTTGTGAGCACCGCGGGGACATGGGTGTGACCACAGAAGCCGTGCGGCGTAGCGAACCGCCCGAGCAACTCCACGAGGAACTGATCGAGCTGGGAGTTGAGCATCAGGAAGTGGTTGCGGTGCCCCGGCCAGACATACCTCAGGGTCGGCTCCTCGGGAGCGCCGTGGACCCAGGTGATCTTCCCCTCGATGCGCAGCGCCAGCGCCTCGGCCTGGCCATCGACAAGGGCCGATCGCATCCGCTCCCACGGCTCGAGCCCCTCCAGCGCGCGCGCGGACCAGAGCGCCATCTCCCGCGCATCCTCCTCCATGCCCTCGTCCCCGGGCACCGCCGTCTCCAGCTCGTGGTTGCCCGCGAGGATCAGCCCCGCGACCTCGTGGACGCGCGCGAAACACTCCCGAGGAAAGGGGCCGTACCCGACCGTATCGCCCAGACAGACGATGCGATCGGGCTTCTGGGTCTCGACATCCCGAAGCACGGCCTCCAGCGCGGCGAGGTTGCCGTGGATGTCGCTGAGGATCGCGATGCGCGGCATTCGCCTGCTCCGTCTTACTGAGACATTGGGTGCGTGAGGTCGAACTGGGTGATGCACGCCCCCGGGATGGAGGCGCCGCGCGCAGGGACTCTAGTCTACGGATCAGCACCCACGAAACGCCCGCGCCCGTCCAACCAGAAGGTCAGACGGGCGCGGAGTTCTTCTCAGACAGCGGCGCGGAGGCCGCCCGCCGCTACTGGCAGATGTCGCGGTCGTTCAGCGGGTTGATGTGGCCCTCGGCGTAGCCCGTCATCGACCGGGCGTAGAGGCCACCATCGAAGCTGCCGTTGCTGAAGCGCACGTCGGCGTAGGGCGCCAGCAGCGTGCCCCAGAAGCCGATGCCGTTGGCGTTGATGGCCGCCGTGTCCACGAAGTTGAACAGCACCCCGCGCTGGTCGATGCCGCCCGCGAACGAGTGGCCCAGCCCCGAGAACGTGGCCGTGGAGCCCGAGATGTTGATCACCGCCAGCGAGCCGCCCGGCGCGTCGATGGACAGCAGCACCGCGCCGGTGAAGGCGCTCGCCGGCACCTGGAACACGTTCACGTTCGGATCCGTGCCGCGCAGCATCACCCCACCCCAGGACTCGCGCACCGTGGTGCCGTTGACCGGCAGGTTCGCCAGCCGCGAGGACAGCACGCGCAGCCGCGCGCCCTGGTAGACGAAGTCGATCGGCGAGCCCTGGCTGATGGTGCCCCGCGACATCGTCACGCTGTTGGCCGAGAGGCTGCCGCCGTGCCACGCGTCACCCCAGACGGCGCCGTTGCTGAGCGTCAGGTTGCCACCGGCCACCAGCGCGTTGGCCGTGTTGCCGTCCGCCAGGCCCACGCCCACCGAGAAGTTGTTCATGCGGATGTTGCCACCGGCGGCCACCTTGCCCTGCACGTCGGTGCCCTGGGTGTAGTCGTTCAGCACGAACAGGTTGTAGTCGCTCAGGCGCACCCCGAAGCAGGCCCCGCAGGGACGGCCCGGCGGCGTCAGGTCCACCACCGTGTGCCGCGTGGTCGCCGTGGCGCTGTTGCCCGCCTCATCCGTCGCGACCAGGGTGATGATGTGCGTGCCAGCGCCCACCGAGGTGCCCGCGGGCGGCGTCTGCGTGAGGGTGAGGTCCTCGCCGGACGCGCAGTTGTCCACGACATGCGAGGCGGCGATCACGCTCGGCAGCGTCGAGCGGCACGTCCCGTTCACCTCGGAGACGGTGGGCGCGGGCGGGATGATCGTCGGCGCCTCCTCGTCGCGCACCGTGATGGTGAAGGTGCAGCTGGCGGTGTTGCCCAGGCGGTCGGTCACCGTGCAGATGACCGGCGTGACACCCGCCGGGAAGCTGCTGCCCGAGGTGTGGTCGCACGAGACCGTGGCTCCACCCACGGGAGCCTGGGCCACCGGCGCCGGGAACGAGGCCTGGGCGCTGCACAGGCCCGGCTCCGTGGGCTTCACGATGCTCTCGGGGCAGGTGATGGAGGGCGGCTGCGTGTTGCGGATGGTGATGACGACCGTATCGGACGCCGTCTCACCGCGGCTGTTGGTCACCACCAGGGTGATGGTGTGGACCCCAGGCGACAGCATGACCGTCGTCGTCGGAGAGGCCGTGTCGGCCAGCACCAGCGTGCCCTCCTGCCAGCGGTACTGCAGCGGCGCGCCCGCATCGTCCGTGCTGGAGCCCGAGCCATTCAGCGTGACGGGCGTCGCCCACGCCGTGGCATCCAGCGTCTGGTCCGGGCCCGCGTTGGCCACCAGGAAGCCGCCGTCGGTGATGCGCACCTTGCCCGCCAGCGTCATGATCTGCCCGGTGGGCGCGCTGCGCGTCACGACGTTGAGCCCGAAGTCACTGGTGAAGTGGCTGTGCGAGGGAGAGTTCACGTCGCTGTCGAGCAGCCCGAACTCGCTCTGCCCGTAGGCCGACACCGTGTACGGCGGCGAAGCGTTGCCCGTGGAGACCACCTCGATGGGCAGGAACTTGAACCAGTTGCGCTGCGTGAGCCCCGCGCCGCCACCGCCCTCGGCGAGCGCCAGCAGGCCGCCACCGCCGTTGACGAAGGTGGCGATGTCCGCCTTGTGGGCGTTGAGCACATCGAGCTCCGCCTGCGTCAGCGTGCCGCCGAAGTCCGAGGCCACGCCGATGGCGCTGTAGCGCTGCGACAGCGTCTGCCACCACGAGGGCGACTGGGCGGCGAGCTGCGCCCCGTTCGCGTGGATGAAGCCACTGCCCTCGTTCAGGCCGATGGCGATCAACCCGTTCTTGCCCACGCGGTGGCCCGAGGGCACGGCGATGCGCGACTCCACCCAGAGCATCGGCAGGGTGCTGCCGTGGCGCACGTAGGTGACCGCCTTGCTCAGCAGGCGCCGCGCGCCCGCATCGTCCTGAGCGTGGAAGTCCGGATCATGGCCCGTGAGGAAGATGGGACCGGAGGTGATCTCCACCGCGGCGCGCGTGCTGGAGAGCGCCTGCTCCCCCGCCTGCGTCTCTCCGCAACCCCCAAGCCCCAGCCCCAGACAGGCCACTACCAGCGCCAACAAGCCTGCGGCGTTCTTCCGAGTCGTTTGATGCATTCAGCAGCCCCCTCTTACAGCGTGGTTTAACTATTCAGCCACGACTGAATCCCCGAAGCAATGGGGACGAGGGGTACCCTTTAGTACCTACTTGGTCTCGGATTTCGAGAAAGCAGGGGTCAGGACCTGCGGCGCCTGGGCGTTGGCGCGCTCCAGGTGGGGGCCAAGCTGGCCCGTGGCCATGAGGCCCAACATGCGGAAGTCGGAGATGAAGGACCAGAGCGGGTACTTGAAGCTGGCCGGCCGGTTCTTCTCGATGCCGAAGTGGCTCACCCAGGCCATGCCGTAGGAGGCGACGAGGGCCGCGGGCACCAGCGAGGCCTTGCCCAGCACGGCGGCGGCGATGCCCAGGCCCACGCCCGCGGAGGTGCCCACGAAGTGCATCCACCGCGTGGCGGGGTTCGCGTGTTCACGCAGGTAGAACGGCCAGAACTCAGCGTAGGTGCGGATTCGCTCGGTCATGGAATAGTTATGACGCATGGCCGACTGGAAGCCCAAGCCCAACCTCACGGTGGACTTCAAGCGCCTGTCCCTCAGCGCGGAGGAGGGCTTCGTCCTCTCCCGCCTGGATGGGCACACCTCCGCCAGCCAACTGCCCGCACTCACAGGGCTTCCGCCCGAGCGGCTCCAGGCCATCCTCGCCCGCCTCCTCGCCCAGGGAGCACTGCAGCCAGCTCCCACGGAGCCCAGTGCCCCACCGCCCGTGGCCGCGCCTCCCCCGGAGCTCCCGACGTTGGACGCGCTCCCCGAGGAGCTGTCTTCCGATTCCGAGGCGCCCGAATCGTCCGAGGAGCCCTCGGAGCCAGAGCCCTCCGAGGACGAGAGCGCCGAGGCGCAGGGCAACTACCGCAAGCTCTTCGAGACGCGGCTGCACCCCCTCACCGAGGATGAGCGCAAGGCGCGGGCCCACGGCGCGGACGAGCCCGAGCTGTCCGCCTTTTGCTTCGACCCGGTGCCGGGCGTCATCAAAGCGGTGATGGAGAACCCGCGCACGGGGCTGGCGCACGCGCGGCTCATCGTCCGGCACCACCGCAACCCCGTGGGCCTGGAGGCGGTCTGCGCGCGCGCGGCCTTCGCGGCGGACGGTGGGGTGCGCCGCTGGTTGGTGCGCAACCCGCAGCTGCCCTCGGGCCTGTTCCGGCGCCTGTGGAGCAACCGGCGGCTGATGGAGCTGCACAAGACGACGGTGGACCGCGACATCCCCGAGGGCACGCGGCGCACGGCGCGCGAGCTGCTGCGCCAGCGCTTCAACACCGGCCCCTCCGAGGAGAAGGTGGAGCTCAT
This portion of the Hyalangium ruber genome encodes:
- a CDS encoding metallophosphoesterase family protein, yielding MPRIAILSDIHGNLAALEAVLRDVETQKPDRIVCLGDTVGYGPFPRECFARVHEVAGLILAGNHELETAVPGDEGMEEDAREMALWSARALEGLEPWERMRSALVDGQAEALALRIEGKITWVHGAPEEPTLRYVWPGHRNHFLMLNSQLDQFLVELLGRFATPHGFCGHTHVPAVLTTYENRELFGISQDWNRTYTFVGPNTIFYVPLGTTMIGGLWSKKVVINPGSVGQPRDRDPRASWALYDGDLVTFRRVAYDVSATQAAIRALPVADSTRSYFADRLERGE
- a CDS encoding choice-of-anchor A family protein is translated as MHQTTRKNAAGLLALVVACLGLGLGGCGETQAGEQALSSTRAAVEITSGPIFLTGHDPDFHAQDDAGARRLLSKAVTYVRHGSTLPMLWVESRIAVPSGHRVGKNGLIAIGLNEGSGFIHANGAQLAAQSPSWWQTLSQRYSAIGVASDFGGTLTQAELDVLNAHKADIATFVNGGGGLLALAEGGGGAGLTQRNWFKFLPIEVVSTGNASPPYTVSAYGQSEFGLLDSDVNSPSHSHFTSDFGLNVVTRSAPTGQIMTLAGKVRITDGGFLVANAGPDQTLDATAWATPVTLNGSGSSTDDAGAPLQYRWQEGTLVLADTASPTTTVMLSPGVHTITLVVTNSRGETASDTVVITIRNTQPPSITCPESIVKPTEPGLCSAQASFPAPVAQAPVGGATVSCDHTSGSSFPAGVTPVICTVTDRLGNTASCTFTITVRDEEAPTIIPPAPTVSEVNGTCRSTLPSVIAASHVVDNCASGEDLTLTQTPPAGTSVGAGTHIITLVATDEAGNSATATTRHTVVDLTPPGRPCGACFGVRLSDYNLFVLNDYTQGTDVQGKVAAGGNIRMNNFSVGVGLADGNTANALVAGGNLTLSNGAVWGDAWHGGSLSANSVTMSRGTISQGSPIDFVYQGARLRVLSSRLANLPVNGTTVRESWGGVMLRGTDPNVNVFQVPASAFTGAVLLSIDAPGGSLAVINISGSTATFSGLGHSFAGGIDQRGVLFNFVDTAAINANGIGFWGTLLAPYADVRFSNGSFDGGLYARSMTGYAEGHINPLNDRDICQ
- a CDS encoding DUF962 domain-containing protein, whose product is MTERIRTYAEFWPFYLREHANPATRWMHFVGTSAGVGLGIAAAVLGKASLVPAALVASYGMAWVSHFGIEKNRPASFKYPLWSFISDFRMLGLMATGQLGPHLERANAQAPQVLTPAFSKSETK